The Yoonia sp. SS1-5 genome contains a region encoding:
- a CDS encoding nucleobase:cation symporter-2 family protein — protein sequence MSDQSIGTPEQLRDPNYFPGLARGIPLGIQHVLAMFVSNVTPAIIIAGAAGFGFGSDAGAQGFPDMTYLIQMSMLFAGIATLLQTISFGPVGAKLPIVQGTSFAFIPIMIPLVAGKGVEALPALFGGVLVGGLFHTIIGLSIGRIRFALPPLVTGLVVVMIGLALVKVGIQYAAGGVPAIDSPEYGSLLNWSAAGVVIIVTLALKFFARGMLSVSAVVIGLIFGYVFALIFGMVTLDAIGTSWDRAAIFAAPEPFKYGFEFSLAAVIGFCLMAIVSAIETVGDVSGITKGGAGREATEAEIQGATYADGLGTAIAGIFGGFPNTSFSQNVGLIAMTRLMSRHVVTIGAIFLIICGLVPKVGAVIRTIPIEVLGGGVIVMFGMVVAAGVSMLSEVDWNRRNMVIFAIALSIGFGLQLEPKAVQYLPDTLRILMTSGLLPAAFIAIILNLALPEDIDGKPDISGGLAGDE from the coding sequence ATGAGTGATCAATCCATCGGGACGCCGGAACAACTGCGCGATCCCAACTATTTTCCGGGGCTGGCCCGGGGCATACCGCTGGGCATTCAGCACGTGCTGGCCATGTTCGTGTCAAATGTCACGCCGGCGATCATCATCGCAGGGGCGGCAGGCTTTGGCTTTGGGTCTGATGCGGGGGCGCAGGGGTTCCCGGACATGACCTATCTGATCCAGATGTCGATGCTGTTTGCAGGCATTGCCACATTGCTGCAGACGATCAGCTTTGGGCCGGTCGGCGCCAAGCTGCCAATCGTGCAAGGCACATCTTTTGCGTTCATCCCGATCATGATCCCGCTGGTGGCGGGCAAAGGGGTCGAGGCCTTGCCAGCCCTGTTTGGTGGCGTGCTGGTCGGGGGGCTGTTTCATACCATCATCGGGCTGTCCATCGGACGGATCCGGTTTGCCTTGCCCCCGTTGGTCACCGGCCTTGTGGTTGTCATGATCGGGCTGGCGCTGGTCAAGGTCGGTATCCAATACGCGGCGGGCGGCGTCCCGGCGATTGACAGCCCCGAATATGGCAGCCTGCTGAACTGGTCGGCTGCGGGTGTTGTCATCATCGTCACCCTGGCGCTGAAATTCTTTGCGCGTGGCATGCTGTCGGTTTCGGCTGTCGTGATCGGTTTGATCTTTGGCTACGTGTTTGCACTGATCTTCGGCATGGTCACATTGGATGCAATCGGCACAAGCTGGGATCGCGCGGCCATCTTTGCCGCCCCCGAGCCGTTCAAATACGGGTTCGAGTTCAGCCTGGCCGCTGTCATCGGCTTTTGCCTGATGGCCATCGTGTCGGCGATTGAAACGGTTGGCGATGTTTCGGGGATCACCAAAGGTGGTGCAGGTCGCGAAGCAACCGAGGCCGAGATACAAGGTGCCACCTATGCGGATGGTCTGGGCACCGCGATTGCCGGGATATTCGGTGGCTTTCCCAATACCTCGTTCAGTCAGAATGTCGGTTTGATCGCGATGACCCGCCTGATGAGCCGTCATGTGGTCACAATCGGTGCGATCTTTCTGATCATTTGCGGCTTGGTTCCCAAGGTCGGGGCCGTCATCCGGACCATCCCGATCGAGGTGTTGGGCGGCGGCGTGATCGTGATGTTCGGAATGGTCGTGGCCGCCGGTGTGTCGATGCTGTCAGAGGTGGACTGGAACCGTCGCAACATGGTGATTTTTGCGATTGCCCTGTCCATCGGCTTTGGTCTGCAATTAGAGCCCAAGGCCGTGCAATACCTGCCGGATACGTTGCGGATTCTGATGACATCCGGGCTGCTGCCTGCGGCCTTTATCGCGATCATCCTGAACCTCGCCCTGCCAGAGGATATCGACGGCAAACCTGATATATCCGGTGGTCTCGCCGGCGACGAATGA
- a CDS encoding M10 family metallopeptidase C-terminal domain-containing protein encodes MNETFSDSLEVDGDRDWIRFSVDTAQYVQVNLASDQIIDTYLRVFDSSGRLVTEDDDIVDGVLLESQVTFLAQPGEQYFLSAAAFFDAGVGDYELTVTPGARPLLQTLQWGTRWNDPNIAVYFAPLGTTYNDAGGYVSDGWTEYEQQQFQLAFDALAAVANINFEVTTNPREADFRIIIDDDQVQNRPRDEDLLGFFYTPLNDEPSTGMFNRLGYGWDDTPGGGLEQGGYGFVTILHELMHGLGLAHPHDDGGNSQILRDVTSDSGDYGAYNLNQGLYTAMTYNTGFSERFPNADNTVEYGFEYQPMALDIATMQYLYGANMDTATGDDTYTLASANASGTGWASIWDAGGIDEIVSTSTANTVIDLRAATLEYEIGGGGFVSAANGIRGGFTIAIGVVIENARSGNGNDTITGNHAANTLNAAGGNDRIDGRHGDDTINGGAGRDQISGGAGVDQIDGGVGADAISGNGGHDIITDTSGANVIHGNSGDDTITAGGTLYGGTGNDTLTGQGSPDILFGGRGVDILQGGAGDDRLDGGMDGDSLEGGAGADIFVFSFISDSFATTTGRDTILDFEIGTDLIDLSNIDANRAEAGDQAFTFVDLPTPAPGEIWVTEIGIDSIVEADRNGDGIADLQIVLGGVTGITADDFIL; translated from the coding sequence ATGAATGAAACTTTTTCCGACAGCCTCGAGGTTGACGGTGACCGTGACTGGATTCGTTTCTCGGTGGACACTGCGCAATATGTGCAGGTGAACCTCGCATCTGATCAGATTATTGATACCTATCTTCGCGTATTCGACTCGTCAGGCCGATTGGTGACCGAGGATGACGATATCGTTGACGGTGTTCTACTCGAATCCCAAGTTACATTCCTGGCACAACCCGGCGAGCAGTATTTCCTGTCAGCGGCTGCATTTTTTGATGCAGGGGTTGGTGATTACGAGTTAACGGTGACGCCGGGCGCCAGGCCGCTTTTGCAGACACTCCAGTGGGGGACCCGCTGGAACGACCCAAATATCGCTGTTTACTTCGCGCCTCTGGGAACGACTTACAACGATGCGGGCGGCTATGTTTCGGATGGTTGGACAGAATACGAACAACAGCAGTTTCAACTTGCTTTTGACGCCCTCGCGGCCGTTGCGAATATCAATTTCGAGGTCACAACAAACCCGCGCGAAGCCGATTTCCGGATCATTATTGATGATGATCAGGTCCAAAACCGACCGCGCGACGAGGACTTGCTGGGGTTTTTCTACACACCGCTCAATGACGAACCGTCGACGGGCATGTTCAACCGCTTAGGCTATGGGTGGGATGATACCCCCGGTGGCGGACTGGAACAGGGCGGTTATGGTTTTGTGACCATCCTGCATGAATTGATGCACGGGCTTGGCCTTGCCCATCCGCATGACGATGGGGGCAACTCCCAAATTCTGCGCGATGTGACCTCGGACAGCGGGGACTATGGCGCGTACAACCTCAATCAGGGCCTGTATACCGCCATGACCTACAATACGGGCTTTTCAGAGCGTTTTCCGAATGCCGACAATACGGTGGAATACGGTTTCGAATATCAGCCCATGGCGCTTGATATTGCGACAATGCAGTATCTCTACGGCGCCAATATGGACACAGCCACCGGCGACGACACTTACACACTTGCCAGCGCAAACGCTTCCGGCACCGGCTGGGCAAGCATATGGGATGCCGGCGGTATTGACGAAATCGTCTCGACCAGCACGGCAAATACCGTGATTGATCTACGCGCGGCGACGCTTGAATACGAGATCGGCGGCGGCGGCTTCGTGTCGGCGGCGAATGGCATTCGGGGCGGTTTTACCATTGCAATCGGTGTCGTTATCGAAAACGCCCGGTCAGGCAACGGCAATGACACCATTACTGGCAATCATGCAGCAAACACCTTGAACGCAGCCGGCGGGAATGATCGGATTGATGGACGCCATGGCGATGACACCATCAATGGCGGTGCCGGACGCGACCAAATTTCCGGCGGTGCGGGTGTGGACCAGATTGATGGCGGCGTTGGGGCAGATGCGATTTCCGGCAATGGCGGCCATGACATCATCACCGATACGTCCGGCGCCAATGTCATTCATGGCAATAGCGGCGATGACACAATCACTGCTGGCGGCACGCTATATGGTGGCACCGGCAATGACACACTGACCGGGCAAGGCAGCCCCGATATCCTATTTGGCGGCCGCGGCGTCGATATTCTGCAAGGCGGCGCAGGCGATGACCGGCTTGACGGCGGCATGGACGGCGACAGTCTTGAAGGTGGCGCAGGCGCCGACATATTCGTTTTCAGTTTTATCAGCGACAGTTTTGCAACCACCACAGGGCGCGACACGATCCTCGATTTCGAAATTGGCACTGATCTGATCGACCTCAGCAACATAGACGCCAACCGCGCAGAAGCGGGCGATCAGGCGTTTACGTTTGTTGATCTGCCAACACCTGCCCCCGGTGAAATCTGGGTGACCGAAATTGGTATCGACAGCATCGTCGAAGCGGACCGGAACGGCGATGGCATTGCAGATTTGCAAATTGTCCTCGGGGGCGTCACGGGCATCACCGCCGACGACTTTATCCTGTAG
- a CDS encoding baseplate J/gp47 family protein, with translation MTPDFARRSYQEVVEHILGNLTAQGILTDTAPGSVTRTLVEATSREFAELYARMNAVYEAGFLDTATGSSLDQIVALIGLTRLAGETDIVEIRLQRDNRVSARVIIPAGAQIVVERQGRDRVTYVVLDGDELRAGEDSIVITLRALPAPDAPDAELDINADDVTLNAATFVAPIAGIASLALEQPSVRLGTNETDEQLRERARMAIASAGGGTEKALEQALLEVEGVEGVRLRDAGDPIEGVPLKPGEIEVILDGKPQILEQNRDAIKQAIARAKGPGIVARLGSTQSVALGGRVVIKPASPVLSGEQALTLVRDVEDLLTETVSALEIGAGLQWNRLLANLMGVENLGDVLVNQSEFVLTSLGTPQAQPLADITIKETERLIPGTDGEALVVVLEDRPGLVVSVQLDAQIVEPTGPLVDQLTAELTQGLINYLETLDTSKPGVQLSHVALVDLLTGPDGVTVLKGEVTAANLTISVLETDEGSLKTLTSTGTILLDLPQNGILRSDDPAATVTWQEPS, from the coding sequence ATGACCCCCGATTTCGCCCGCCGCAGTTATCAGGAAGTCGTCGAGCATATCCTCGGCAATCTGACGGCGCAGGGTATCCTGACAGACACCGCCCCCGGATCAGTGACCCGCACATTGGTCGAGGCAACTTCGCGCGAGTTCGCAGAACTTTATGCCCGCATGAATGCGGTTTACGAGGCCGGTTTTCTGGATACCGCCACAGGCAGTTCGCTGGACCAGATCGTTGCATTGATCGGCCTGACCCGACTGGCGGGCGAAACCGATATTGTTGAAATCCGCCTGCAACGCGACAACCGCGTCTCGGCCCGTGTGATCATCCCCGCTGGCGCCCAGATCGTGGTCGAAAGACAAGGGCGTGACCGGGTGACCTATGTGGTGCTGGACGGTGACGAATTGCGTGCGGGCGAGGACAGTATCGTCATCACCCTGCGCGCTCTTCCGGCCCCGGACGCGCCGGATGCAGAACTTGACATCAACGCAGATGATGTGACCCTGAATGCGGCCACTTTCGTGGCCCCGATTGCAGGCATTGCCAGCCTTGCGCTGGAACAACCCTCGGTCCGGCTGGGCACAAACGAGACGGATGAACAGCTGCGCGAACGGGCGCGGATGGCCATCGCCTCGGCCGGTGGTGGCACGGAAAAGGCTTTGGAACAGGCCCTGCTGGAAGTCGAAGGGGTCGAGGGCGTGCGCCTGCGCGACGCGGGCGATCCGATTGAAGGTGTCCCGCTGAAGCCGGGCGAGATTGAGGTCATCCTCGATGGCAAGCCGCAAATCCTCGAACAGAACCGCGACGCGATCAAGCAGGCGATTGCCCGCGCCAAGGGGCCGGGCATCGTGGCCCGCCTGGGCAGCACGCAAAGCGTGGCCCTTGGCGGACGTGTCGTGATCAAACCGGCCAGTCCGGTGCTGTCCGGCGAACAGGCACTGACCCTTGTGCGCGATGTCGAGGATTTGCTGACCGAAACCGTCAGCGCGCTTGAAATCGGTGCGGGCCTGCAATGGAATCGGTTACTGGCCAACCTGATGGGGGTCGAAAATCTGGGCGACGTGCTGGTCAACCAGTCTGAATTTGTGCTGACCAGCCTCGGCACCCCGCAAGCGCAGCCCCTTGCCGATATCACCATCAAGGAAACCGAACGCCTGATCCCCGGCACTGACGGCGAGGCGCTTGTTGTCGTGCTTGAGGATCGGCCCGGTCTGGTCGTTTCGGTCCAGTTGGATGCTCAGATCGTGGAACCAACCGGCCCGCTTGTCGATCAGCTGACCGCTGAATTGACCCAAGGTTTGATCAATTATCTCGAGACATTGGATACTAGCAAACCGGGCGTACAGCTATCGCATGTCGCACTTGTCGATCTGTTGACCGGTCCGGACGGTGTCACCGTGCTGAAAGGCGAGGTCACGGCGGCCAATCTGACAATATCTGTTCTGGAAACGGATGAGGGATCACTGAAAACCCTCACATCCACTGGCACCATCCTTCTGGATTTGCCGCAGAACGGGATCCTGCGCTCTGACGACCCTGCCGCCACCGTCACATGGCAGGAGCCAAGCTGA
- a CDS encoding transferrin-binding protein-like solute binding protein, giving the protein MAVTFSRSLVIVAGAALAGCGGGGGGDGGPANRALPGANGLDYGFAGQRLDEAETVEVSARAALLQDGADPFIGPTQITFGPGFFSNPPSGQSAEVEIFGEPVTITNGEGTLSNGQTVRINFDPTAAGTYAGAISLISYGSQQPGPPPFANDGEEHFVFGFETNPDTIEDFRGIRGTAVYAGSFSASGIVYDDVDNIVGDLGTEMTGTVTFDVGFDTGTVGGTLEGTYTTGTTPVDVSLILDENITDLNNTGFAGILECGTAPNCSSISTVEGDFFGPNAEELGGVVSLNVINDVGGADLNYTGAGSFIVTE; this is encoded by the coding sequence ATGGCCGTAACTTTTTCAAGAAGTCTGGTAATTGTTGCCGGGGCAGCACTTGCCGGATGCGGTGGCGGCGGCGGTGGTGATGGCGGCCCAGCCAACCGGGCCTTGCCAGGTGCCAATGGTCTTGACTACGGATTTGCGGGCCAACGCCTTGACGAGGCTGAAACGGTCGAAGTTTCGGCCCGTGCTGCCCTGCTGCAGGATGGTGCAGATCCCTTTATCGGACCCACCCAGATTACCTTTGGCCCCGGCTTTTTCAGCAACCCGCCCAGCGGTCAGTCCGCCGAGGTGGAAATATTCGGCGAGCCGGTCACGATTACAAATGGTGAAGGCACGTTGTCGAACGGACAAACCGTTCGGATCAACTTCGACCCGACCGCCGCCGGAACCTATGCCGGCGCCATCAGCCTGATATCCTACGGATCACAGCAGCCCGGCCCCCCACCCTTTGCTAATGACGGTGAAGAACATTTCGTCTTTGGGTTCGAAACCAATCCGGACACAATAGAGGACTTCCGTGGAATACGCGGCACTGCGGTATATGCGGGAAGCTTTTCGGCCTCCGGTATCGTTTATGACGACGTCGACAACATTGTCGGTGACCTTGGCACCGAAATGACCGGAACAGTCACATTTGACGTTGGCTTTGATACCGGAACCGTTGGCGGTACGCTGGAAGGGACATATACGACCGGGACGACACCCGTGGATGTGTCATTGATCCTGGACGAAAATATCACAGACCTGAACAACACGGGCTTTGCCGGCATCCTCGAATGCGGGACGGCGCCGAACTGTTCGTCGATATCAACCGTTGAGGGCGATTTCTTTGGACCCAACGCCGAAGAATTGGGTGGAGTGGTTTCGCTGAACGTTATTAACGACGTCGGCGGCGCGGACCTGAATTATACCGGCGCGGGGTCGTTTATTGTCACGGAATAA
- a CDS encoding phage tail sheath subtilisin-like domain-containing protein: protein MLTIPGVEITVVKELVPRGLAAAGTLGIVGPCEIANTDQPLRELSTIQEFRDLFGAGSITSMPEVELAFANGLRAVIVAALPATAGVAATATIPVSQTSAGGDTRVEQMAVTARAAGRWGNDLRVRFLSKGAGSAQAVDVFIYTSDAAVANNRAAETFRNLSTQASDPRFFMSVINGESGLIRMAPVIPAFIAGGGSAMPENTNATAAPTPLINGQEATVAEYSAALERLETQPQIDMVIASNLISSTTIATELYSTVISHCEAMSRKAQNRIGFGQIVPHGTARPDIDAARTMAGVLTSDRFVLTAPFGTVGAVAGLVSGQQYFRSPTYKTLRGIVAPNFDFTDGDLRALLRAGLLPVDKLPRKGVAVIKGIATSQEQINVQRTADRAVRTVQNIAIDYVGLLNNQAQRSALRQRIDEAFNAMFREGALVPSADGLSPPYEVEVTATNAEAAAGIVRIGIAVRPVRAIDFIYATLNVKAF, encoded by the coding sequence ATGCTTACGATTCCCGGCGTTGAAATCACCGTTGTCAAAGAACTCGTCCCGCGCGGCCTTGCTGCAGCGGGCACTTTGGGCATTGTGGGCCCCTGCGAGATTGCAAACACGGATCAACCTTTGCGGGAATTAAGCACGATCCAGGAGTTCCGCGATTTGTTCGGCGCAGGCTCGATCACCTCGATGCCCGAGGTTGAGCTGGCCTTTGCCAATGGGCTGCGTGCGGTGATCGTTGCGGCCCTTCCGGCAACGGCTGGCGTGGCAGCCACCGCAACGATCCCGGTTAGCCAGACCAGCGCTGGCGGCGACACCCGGGTCGAACAGATGGCTGTGACGGCCCGTGCCGCTGGCCGGTGGGGCAATGATCTGCGTGTTCGTTTCCTCTCGAAGGGTGCAGGCAGCGCGCAGGCGGTTGATGTTTTCATCTACACGTCGGACGCCGCTGTCGCGAATAACCGCGCCGCCGAGACATTCCGCAATCTCTCAACCCAGGCCAGCGATCCGCGGTTTTTCATGAGCGTGATCAACGGGGAAAGCGGCCTGATCCGGATGGCCCCCGTCATTCCGGCCTTTATCGCAGGTGGCGGCAGCGCCATGCCCGAAAACACAAATGCCACCGCTGCCCCGACGCCCCTGATCAACGGGCAAGAAGCAACCGTCGCGGAATATAGCGCCGCGTTGGAGCGCCTAGAAACACAGCCGCAGATCGACATGGTGATCGCCTCCAACCTGATCAGCTCGACCACAATTGCAACCGAACTCTATTCGACCGTGATCTCGCATTGCGAGGCGATGAGCCGGAAGGCGCAGAACCGTATCGGCTTTGGCCAGATCGTGCCACATGGTACGGCCCGGCCAGATATCGACGCGGCCCGCACGATGGCCGGTGTGCTGACATCTGACCGTTTTGTGCTGACCGCACCTTTTGGGACGGTTGGCGCTGTTGCCGGTCTTGTATCCGGGCAGCAATATTTCCGGTCCCCGACCTACAAGACACTGCGCGGGATTGTGGCGCCAAATTTCGACTTCACCGATGGTGATCTGCGCGCGCTGTTGCGCGCCGGGCTATTGCCAGTGGACAAGCTGCCGCGCAAAGGGGTTGCCGTGATCAAGGGGATCGCAACCAGTCAGGAACAGATCAACGTGCAGCGCACAGCCGACCGGGCCGTGCGGACCGTTCAGAACATCGCCATCGACTATGTCGGTCTGCTGAACAATCAGGCCCAGCGCTCGGCCCTGCGTCAGCGCATTGACGAGGCCTTCAACGCCATGTTCCGCGAGGGTGCGCTGGTGCCATCAGCCGATGGTCTGTCGCCGCCCTACGAGGTGGAAGTGACCGCAACCAACGCCGAGGCAGCCGCCGGGATCGTTCGGATCGGTATCGCGGTCCGCCCCGTCCGCGCCATTGATTTCATCTATGCCACTTTGAACGTCAAAGCCTTTTAA
- a CDS encoding PAAR domain-containing protein, with amino-acid sequence MGQPGAKQGDQIIATDTHIVMIPSPGGPIPTPLPHPFVGIIDDGLSSDVNIGGMAAATQGSKASNTPPHIPQGGPFQSPPSNKGEIIMGSATVMINGKPAARTGDSATTCNDPADLPAGTVMAVSTVFIG; translated from the coding sequence ATGGGCCAACCCGGCGCAAAACAAGGTGACCAGATCATCGCGACTGATACCCATATCGTGATGATCCCCTCACCCGGCGGACCGATCCCCACGCCATTGCCGCACCCTTTTGTGGGCATCATTGATGACGGGCTGTCGTCGGATGTGAATATCGGCGGCATGGCGGCCGCAACGCAAGGGTCCAAGGCCAGCAACACCCCCCCGCATATCCCGCAGGGCGGGCCGTTCCAGTCGCCCCCGTCCAACAAGGGCGAAATCATCATGGGCAGTGCCACGGTCATGATCAACGGAAAACCTGCGGCACGAACCGGTGACAGCGCAACCACCTGCAACGACCCCGCCGATCTTCCGGCCGGAACGGTCATGGCCGTCAGCACCGTGTTCATCGGGTAA
- a CDS encoding DNA circularization N-terminal domain-containing protein, producing the protein MQETVLIGDLELDKVLDIEVSQSRKLAAHPIPGWDGDLIQDMGEAAAEITIRGIAHGEDAGQRLEDLRAAFGDGTPLDFVSSASVATEVEQTLLARLDVVQSGHLNGGYMYAMTLRRYVPPPEPTIGGFSADFLQDLGDLNVADALANTGAFADALGTAQGALDSVNAALDVLEDAKNFVEGALELEPLLSAMGTVASSAK; encoded by the coding sequence ATGCAGGAAACCGTTCTTATCGGCGATCTGGAACTCGACAAGGTTCTTGATATCGAGGTCAGTCAAAGCCGCAAATTGGCCGCACATCCGATCCCCGGATGGGATGGTGACCTGATCCAGGATATGGGCGAGGCCGCCGCCGAAATTACGATCCGCGGTATTGCCCATGGCGAAGATGCCGGACAACGGCTGGAGGATTTGCGCGCCGCGTTTGGCGATGGGACCCCGCTGGATTTTGTGTCCAGCGCGTCCGTCGCAACAGAGGTCGAACAAACACTGCTTGCCCGGCTCGATGTGGTCCAGTCGGGGCATCTGAACGGCGGGTATATGTACGCGATGACATTGCGGCGCTACGTCCCCCCGCCCGAGCCGACAATCGGCGGGTTTTCTGCAGATTTCCTGCAGGATCTGGGTGATCTGAATGTCGCTGACGCGCTGGCGAACACGGGTGCTTTTGCAGATGCATTGGGCACCGCGCAAGGGGCGCTCGACTCCGTCAATGCGGCGTTGGACGTGCTCGAAGATGCCAAGAATTTTGTCGAAGGTGCATTAGAACTTGAACCCCTCCTGAGCGCGATGGGCACCGTCGCATCATCAGCAAAATAG
- a CDS encoding phage baseplate assembly protein V has translation MHDLVGLIRQVVQTEMRGQTQSAFGIVEVVHLPDATGLNQYACDIKLQGTDAIYEKVPLTTAYLGHVAPPIVGDVVVLTFIGGDPDQPIISGLVFSDAVSPPEIAAGEALLKLPHDGADDARIDTRQTAGQNGSRSWSVTLPSGPVLTLTDGTISATLDDRTMTLDGDAGEATIQTGGGQITLTDSGDITITGDGALTLEAASDITLKAGANLAVEAGANAEIKSSGTMDVKGAVINLN, from the coding sequence ATGCATGATCTGGTTGGTCTGATCCGGCAAGTCGTGCAAACTGAAATGCGCGGCCAGACCCAAAGTGCCTTTGGGATCGTCGAGGTTGTGCACCTGCCCGACGCAACCGGGCTGAACCAATATGCCTGTGACATCAAGTTACAGGGCACCGACGCGATCTACGAAAAGGTCCCCCTGACCACCGCCTATCTGGGCCATGTCGCCCCGCCCATTGTCGGTGACGTCGTTGTACTGACATTTATCGGCGGCGACCCCGACCAGCCGATCATCAGCGGACTGGTCTTTTCAGACGCGGTCAGCCCGCCCGAGATTGCCGCGGGTGAGGCCCTGCTGAAACTGCCTCATGACGGCGCCGATGATGCCCGGATCGACACCCGCCAGACGGCTGGCCAGAACGGATCGCGCAGTTGGAGCGTGACCCTTCCTTCTGGTCCGGTTCTGACGCTGACCGACGGCACAATTTCGGCCACGTTGGACGACCGGACAATGACGTTGGACGGTGACGCAGGCGAGGCAACAATCCAGACGGGCGGCGGGCAGATCACCCTGACCGACAGCGGCGATATCACCATCACCGGCGATGGCGCCCTGACGCTTGAAGCGGCCAGCGACATCACCCTCAAGGCTGGTGCCAATCTGGCGGTCGAGGCTGGCGCAAACGCAGAAATCAAATCCTCGGGCACGATGGACGTCAAAGGCGCCGTCATCAACCTGAACTGA
- a CDS encoding ABC transporter permease: protein MKQTQPHTNGLVAAVSLAGLLGFWVVLSWLRADPTVLPTPVQVWTIIRSEAASGALAHHMLATIWRVAAAFGLAMGLGLIIGIALGRDERLDRWLNPWLLVFLNIPALVVIVLCYLWIGLNETAAIVAVALNKTAMVAVTIREGTRALDPKLAEMAQAFGMGRADRLRHVVLPQLWPFIASSTRNGLAIIWKIVLVVEFLGRSDGVGFQIHLYFQLFEIGYVMAYAFSFVAFVLFLEGTIIALAERRATRWRPASSA, encoded by the coding sequence ATGAAGCAAACCCAACCGCACACTAATGGTCTCGTCGCTGCCGTCTCGCTTGCGGGGCTGCTGGGGTTTTGGGTGGTGTTGTCATGGCTTCGGGCTGATCCAACGGTCCTGCCCACACCGGTGCAGGTCTGGACCATCATCCGGTCAGAGGCCGCATCAGGGGCGCTGGCCCACCATATGCTGGCCACGATCTGGCGTGTTGCGGCCGCGTTTGGGCTTGCCATGGGGCTTGGCCTGATCATCGGAATCGCATTGGGTCGGGATGAACGGCTGGATCGCTGGCTGAACCCATGGCTGTTGGTATTTCTGAACATTCCCGCGCTGGTGGTCATTGTGCTGTGCTATCTGTGGATCGGGCTGAACGAGACTGCAGCCATCGTCGCTGTGGCCCTGAACAAAACCGCGATGGTGGCTGTGACCATCAGAGAAGGCACCCGGGCGCTTGATCCAAAACTGGCGGAAATGGCGCAGGCCTTTGGCATGGGGCGCGCTGACAGGTTGCGGCATGTGGTCTTGCCGCAGCTGTGGCCGTTTATTGCGTCAAGCACACGTAACGGTCTGGCAATCATATGGAAAATCGTGCTTGTGGTCGAGTTTCTGGGTCGTAGCGACGGGGTCGGCTTTCAAATTCATCTGTATTTCCAACTTTTCGAAATTGGATATGTGATGGCTTATGCATTCAGCTTTGTTGCGTTCGTCCTGTTTCTGGAAGGAACGATCATCGCATTAGCCGAGCGGCGGGCCACCCGCTGGCGACCGGCCTCGTCGGCTTAA
- a CDS encoding ureidoglycolate lyase, whose product MTQDIVIEPLTAAAFAPFGDVLNCDGAPDQLINAGLCGRFHDRAQIDCQEGRPGISLFQATLRSLPHLLDMVERHPRGSQAFIPMSMDPFLVVAADDALIPRAFVTKPGEAINFHRGTWHGVLTPLSGPGLFAVIDRIGDGPNLEEHIYPTPYRVISNH is encoded by the coding sequence TTGACCCAGGATATCGTCATAGAACCGTTGACTGCTGCGGCCTTTGCCCCTTTCGGCGATGTGCTGAATTGTGACGGCGCACCCGATCAGCTGATCAATGCAGGTCTTTGTGGCCGGTTTCATGACAGGGCGCAGATTGATTGTCAGGAGGGCCGCCCCGGCATCAGCCTGTTTCAGGCGACATTGCGCAGCCTGCCCCACCTGCTGGATATGGTGGAGCGGCACCCGCGTGGCTCGCAGGCGTTTATCCCGATGAGCATGGATCCGTTTCTGGTTGTCGCGGCCGATGACGCCCTGATCCCGCGCGCCTTTGTCACCAAACCGGGTGAGGCGATCAATTTTCACCGCGGGACATGGCATGGCGTGCTGACCCCGCTTTCCGGCCCCGGTCTTTTTGCGGTCATTGACCGCATCGGCGACGGGCCCAACCTGGAGGAACATATCTACCCGACGCCCTACCGCGTCATTTCCAACCACTGA